One region of Termitidicoccus mucosus genomic DNA includes:
- a CDS encoding LamG-like jellyroll fold domain-containing protein — protein MTIHPTIGKNFPAALCALLAVSAFSLRSPAFAAAEPPAPALHYAPAAPGHTLPNLGTGAGLASRPNVPLLLRKNTAKNFGNCEPASLVLDAGTGPFQRGRAIDFSANDGNGGKVAHCASIVRGDLGGLSACTVTLWYKLAAPLPTARGSFTTLLRSASLDLLFSADTLCALTRGTEKAADAPDRIVAPRNPAFSRENEWVFVALTWGGADGATTLYGGNESARAAVLKTARLAGRGKTIGDKGANINFGYHNLSDGGIRAFDGWLADIRVYTAALTPSQIEAVRMSAGQ, from the coding sequence ATGACCATCCATCCCACCATTGGAAAAAATTTTCCGGCGGCGCTTTGCGCGTTGCTGGCGGTTTCGGCCTTTAGTCTCCGGTCCCCGGCCTTTGCCGCCGCCGAGCCGCCCGCGCCGGCCTTGCATTACGCGCCCGCCGCGCCCGGCCACACGCTGCCCAACCTCGGCACCGGCGCCGGCCTCGCCAGCCGCCCGAACGTCCCGCTCCTGCTGCGCAAAAACACCGCCAAGAATTTCGGCAACTGCGAGCCCGCCTCCCTCGTGCTCGACGCAGGCACCGGCCCCTTCCAGCGCGGACGCGCCATCGACTTTTCCGCCAACGACGGCAACGGAGGCAAGGTCGCCCATTGCGCCAGCATCGTGCGCGGCGACCTCGGCGGGCTTTCCGCCTGCACCGTCACCCTCTGGTATAAGCTCGCCGCCCCGCTGCCCACGGCCAGGGGCTCCTTCACCACGCTTCTCCGCAGCGCCTCCCTCGACCTGCTTTTCTCCGCCGACACCCTTTGCGCCCTCACCCGCGGCACCGAGAAGGCCGCGGACGCGCCCGACCGCATCGTCGCCCCGCGCAATCCCGCCTTCTCGCGCGAGAACGAATGGGTGTTTGTCGCCCTCACTTGGGGCGGCGCCGACGGCGCGACCACCCTCTACGGTGGCAACGAGTCGGCGCGAGCCGCCGTTTTGAAAACCGCCCGCCTCGCCGGACGCGGCAAGACCATCGGCGACAAGGGTGCGAACATCAATTTCGGCTACCACAACCTCTCCGACGGCGGCATCCGCGCCTTCGATGGCTGGCTCGCCGACATCCGCGTTTATACCGCCGCCCTGACTCCCTCCCAAATCGAGGCCGTGCGCATGAGCGCCGGCCAGTGA
- a CDS encoding glycosyl hydrolase family 95 catalytic domain-containing protein, whose protein sequence is MTLRRIAPLLPVLLLAASVCPVCNLMGYKPTSAFDWAAFLARHDFVWQTLPDTWGESAFIGNGNLGATIFLQEDPAAAGSKQLSWEINRADLYVALSRIPVGRVALKTAGAVTGGDMRLDLWNAEARGTLRTARGEVRWRSVALREPGLILIEAEGVGGEPPPGIEWHAALVRPPRSTYKQQSYRPDELHPPAIVTATDDGGFVSEQTYLGATPAPGALAVGDNDFGAVPSAGASVAAARALRSADAGGRRVFLVALEHAADLSAARARAEAVLAASAAEPAALLAAHRAWWRAYYPLSRVELPGAPALETFYWRQIYKLGAAMRADGPICDLLGPWYRVTAWPRIWWNLNLQLTYHPLAASNRLDLAESLYRNLDRRRDQLIANALPARPERDTAAIGRTSVQDLRSFVRTDRPTGAELGNLPWMLYHYWEFYRVQMDDTILRDRLLPLLAPAVNYYLGHTQTEADGLLHLRLTHSPEFADATDANYDLALLRWGLQTLVDSHGRLHLDDKNLPRWRDALARLAPFPVDEKTGLLIGRDRPLDKAHRHFSHLMSIYPLHLLDLDDPARRALATRSINHWLTVPGDDRCGFTYTGAASLLAMLGDGDGALGQLNQFFNFSFGKSTPDTIFLTTIFPNTFYAEESRRPGGSGGLTIETPLTVVAAVNDMLLQSHGGLLRVFPAMPAARFENLRAEGAFLVSGEWRGGRAVRVEIKSLAGEPCRLRVPGWTVRNTRATAAAADGTALASEITALPNGGLEIILPKNATLTLAPAN, encoded by the coding sequence ATGACCCTCCGCCGCATCGCACCATTGTTGCCCGTCCTGCTGCTCGCGGCGTCCGTTTGCCCGGTTTGTAACCTAATGGGTTACAAACCCACCTCCGCCTTCGATTGGGCCGCGTTTCTTGCCCGGCACGATTTTGTCTGGCAAACCCTGCCGGACACCTGGGGCGAGTCCGCCTTCATCGGCAACGGCAACCTCGGCGCCACCATTTTTCTTCAGGAAGACCCCGCCGCCGCCGGCTCGAAACAACTCTCGTGGGAAATCAACCGCGCCGACCTCTACGTCGCGCTCTCGCGCATCCCCGTCGGACGCGTCGCGCTCAAGACCGCCGGCGCCGTCACCGGCGGCGACATGCGCCTCGATCTCTGGAACGCCGAGGCCCGCGGCACCCTCCGCACCGCGCGCGGCGAGGTGCGCTGGCGCTCCGTCGCGCTACGCGAGCCCGGCCTCATCCTCATCGAGGCCGAGGGCGTCGGCGGCGAGCCGCCGCCGGGCATCGAATGGCACGCCGCCCTTGTCCGCCCGCCGCGCTCCACTTACAAGCAGCAATCCTACCGGCCCGACGAACTCCACCCGCCCGCCATCGTCACCGCGACGGACGACGGCGGTTTCGTCAGCGAGCAAACCTACCTCGGCGCCACCCCTGCCCCCGGCGCGCTCGCGGTCGGCGACAATGATTTCGGCGCCGTGCCTTCCGCCGGCGCCAGCGTCGCCGCCGCCCGCGCCCTTCGCTCCGCCGACGCCGGCGGCCGTCGTGTTTTCCTCGTCGCCCTTGAGCACGCCGCCGATCTTTCCGCCGCGCGCGCCCGTGCCGAGGCCGTGCTTGCCGCCTCCGCCGCCGAACCCGCCGCGCTCCTCGCCGCGCACCGCGCCTGGTGGCGCGCCTATTACCCGCTTAGCCGCGTCGAACTGCCCGGCGCGCCCGCGCTGGAGACCTTCTACTGGCGCCAAATCTACAAGCTCGGCGCGGCCATGCGCGCCGACGGCCCGATTTGCGACCTCCTCGGCCCGTGGTATCGCGTCACCGCCTGGCCGCGCATCTGGTGGAACCTCAACCTCCAGCTAACCTACCACCCGCTCGCCGCCTCCAACCGCCTCGACCTCGCCGAATCGCTCTACCGCAACCTCGACCGCCGCCGCGACCAACTCATCGCCAACGCCCTGCCCGCGCGTCCGGAGCGCGACACCGCCGCCATCGGGCGCACTTCCGTGCAGGACCTCCGCTCCTTCGTCCGCACCGACCGCCCGACTGGCGCCGAACTCGGCAACCTCCCCTGGATGCTCTACCACTACTGGGAGTTCTACCGCGTCCAGATGGACGACACCATCCTCCGCGATCGCCTCCTCCCGCTCCTCGCGCCCGCCGTCAACTACTACCTCGGCCACACCCAAACCGAGGCCGACGGCCTCCTCCATCTCCGCCTCACCCATTCGCCCGAGTTCGCCGACGCCACCGACGCGAACTACGACCTCGCCCTCCTCCGCTGGGGCCTGCAAACCCTCGTCGACTCCCACGGGCGCCTCCACCTCGACGACAAAAACCTCCCGCGCTGGCGCGACGCCCTCGCCCGCCTCGCGCCGTTTCCCGTGGACGAAAAGACCGGCCTGCTGATCGGCCGCGACCGCCCGCTCGACAAGGCGCACCGGCACTTCTCGCACCTCATGTCCATCTACCCGCTGCACCTCCTCGACCTCGACGACCCCGCCCGGCGCGCGCTCGCCACCCGCTCCATCAACCACTGGCTCACCGTCCCCGGCGACGACCGCTGCGGCTTCACCTACACCGGTGCCGCATCCCTGCTCGCCATGCTCGGCGACGGCGACGGCGCGCTCGGTCAGCTCAATCAGTTCTTCAACTTCTCATTCGGCAAAAGCACCCCGGACACGATTTTCCTCACCACAATTTTCCCCAATACCTTTTACGCCGAGGAGAGCCGCCGCCCTGGTGGCTCCGGCGGCCTCACCATCGAGACGCCGCTGACCGTTGTTGCCGCCGTCAACGACATGCTCCTCCAAAGCCACGGCGGACTTCTCCGCGTCTTCCCCGCCATGCCCGCCGCGCGCTTCGAAAACCTCCGCGCCGAGGGCGCGTTTCTCGTCTCCGGCGAATGGCGCGGCGGGCGCGCCGTCCGCGTCGAAATCAAGAGCCTCGCCGGCGAGCCCTGCCGCCTGCGCGTCCCCGGCTGGACCGTGCGAAACACCCGCGCCACCGCCGCTGCCGCCGATGGCACCGCCCTCGCGTCGGAAATCACCGCCCTCCCGAACGGCGGCCTCGAAATCATCCTCCCAAAAAACGCCACCCTCACCCTCGCGCCGGCAAATTAA